In the genome of Laspinema palackyanum D2c, one region contains:
- a CDS encoding dihydroorotate dehydrogenase-like protein yields MDLSTEYLGLQLKSPLMPSAAAPLTEDLDNIKRLEDAGAGAIVLHSIFAEQLKIEQHELHYHTISHTESFAEALTYFPDPDTYHVGPETYLEHIRQAKESVGIPIIASLNGSTLGDWVDYSQQIQEAGADALELNIYSIPTDPHLTGAQIEEDYLSIVEAVRADVTIPLAVKLSPFFTNLANMAMRLDKAGANGLILFNRFMQADISPEELEVWPHVVLSNHQESLLPMRWLGLLYGRINADLAATTGIQKGRDAVKMLMVGAKVTQVCSPLLRHGIGHLREIERELVEWLEEHEYHSVKQAIGTMSQMNVADRSAYERAQYMKVIQSFDYDQAVVTASTV; encoded by the coding sequence ATGGATCTGAGTACAGAATATCTCGGCTTACAACTAAAATCCCCCTTAATGCCATCGGCTGCCGCACCCCTAACCGAAGACTTGGATAACATCAAACGGTTAGAAGATGCAGGGGCAGGGGCGATCGTGCTGCATAGTATCTTTGCTGAACAACTCAAAATCGAACAACACGAACTCCATTATCACACGATTTCCCATACTGAAAGTTTCGCTGAGGCCCTCACTTATTTCCCCGACCCGGATACCTATCATGTGGGACCGGAAACCTATCTGGAACATATTCGCCAAGCGAAAGAAAGTGTGGGAATTCCCATCATTGCCTCCTTGAATGGTTCTACCTTGGGCGATTGGGTGGATTATTCTCAACAAATCCAGGAAGCTGGGGCGGATGCTTTAGAGTTGAATATCTATAGTATCCCCACTGACCCTCACTTGACCGGGGCGCAAATTGAGGAAGATTATCTTTCTATTGTAGAAGCGGTTCGCGCCGATGTGACCATTCCCTTGGCGGTGAAACTTAGCCCATTTTTTACCAATTTAGCCAATATGGCGATGCGCTTGGATAAAGCCGGTGCCAATGGGTTGATTCTATTTAACCGCTTCATGCAGGCGGATATTTCCCCGGAGGAACTGGAAGTTTGGCCCCATGTCGTGTTAAGCAATCATCAGGAATCTCTCCTGCCGATGCGTTGGCTAGGATTACTCTATGGTCGCATTAATGCGGACCTGGCGGCAACCACGGGCATTCAAAAAGGGCGGGATGCGGTGAAAATGTTGATGGTGGGGGCGAAAGTGACCCAAGTCTGTTCTCCTCTGTTGCGCCACGGCATCGGACATCTGCGGGAAATTGAACGAGAACTGGTGGAGTGGTTGGAGGAACATGAATATCACTCGGTGAAACAGGCGATCGGGACCATGAGTCAGATGAATGTGGCCGATCGCAGTGCCTATGAACGGGCGCAATACATGAAGGTGATTCAAAGTTTCGATTACGATCAGGCGGTGGTTACCGCTTCCACAGTCTAA
- the nifJ gene encoding pyruvate:ferredoxin (flavodoxin) oxidoreductase, with translation MSTRTFATLDANEAVAQVAYKLNEVIAIYPITPASPMGEWADAWMSEGRPNLWGTIPSVVEMQSEAGAAGTVHGSLQTGSLTTTFTASQGLLLMIPNLYKIAGELTCAVIHVAARSLAAQALSIFGDHSDVMAVRSTGFALLCSASVQEAHDFALIAQSATLKSRVPFIHFFDGFRTSHEIQKVELLEDEDLRSLIDDAGVFAHRDRALTPDRPVLRGTAQNPDVYFQARETVNPFYTDCSDIVQQAMDQFGELTGRKYQLFEYHGAPDPDRLIILMGSGCETVHETVDYLNAQGEKVGVLKVRLYRPLDMKRLVAAIPESVKAIAILDRTKEPGAGGDPLYLDVVTALHEEWAGDSLPKLVGGRYGLSSKEFTPAMVKAIFDNLSQAKPKNHFTIGINDDVTHTSLDYDPNFSTEPDSVVRAMFYGLGSDGTVGANKNSIKIIGEETDNYAQGYFVYDSKKSGAITISHLRFGPQPIRSTYLIEQANFIGCHQWIFLEKLDVLSAAAPGAIFLLNSPYPAEEVWNQLPIETQEQIVRKGLKVYTIDANKVARESGMSGRINTVMQVCFFALAGVLPRDEAIAQIKKAIEKTYGKKGKEIVRMNLQAVDNTLANLFEVPLGQASSPIHKQPAVPDLAPAFVREVEGKMLVKEGEGLPVSALPCDGTYPTATSKWEKRNIATEIPVWDPDVCVQCGKCIMVCPHAVIRGKVYEPAELANAPATFKATDTKDKDFAGTQFTIQVSPEDCTGCGICVEVCPAKNKSMPSLKAINMEPQIPLREPERENWEFFMNLPNPDRRTLHLDRIRQQQLQEPLFEFSGACAGCGETPYLKLVSQLFGDRSVIANATGCSSIYGGNLPTTPWAQNAEGRGPAWSNSLFEDNAEFGLGFRVSIDKQAQFAAELLQKLSSEIGDNLVTGILNATQKSEADIWEQRDRVAALKEKLQGMNSPDAKQLASIADYLVKKDVWIIGGDGWAYDIGYGGLDHVIASGRNVNILVLDTEVYSNTGGQASKATPRGAVAKFAAGGKPAAKKDLGLIAMTYGNVYVASVAMGARDEHTLKVFLEAEAYDGPSLIIAYSHCIAHGINMVTAMNHQKEIVEAGRWLLYRYNPDLVEQGKNPLQLDMRSPKKGVEYSMYNENRFKMLTKTKPADAKRLLEEAQNDIDTRWQMYEYLASRHLETHNGDAAVAPPGAAPAAPAAPAG, from the coding sequence ATGAGTACAAGAACATTTGCGACTCTCGACGCAAACGAGGCCGTTGCCCAGGTTGCGTATAAATTAAATGAAGTCATTGCTATTTATCCAATTACCCCCGCTTCACCGATGGGAGAATGGGCGGATGCCTGGATGTCCGAAGGGCGTCCGAACCTCTGGGGAACCATTCCCTCGGTGGTAGAAATGCAAAGTGAGGCGGGGGCTGCGGGAACAGTACATGGGTCCTTGCAAACAGGTTCCCTCACCACTACCTTTACCGCGTCTCAGGGATTACTATTAATGATCCCCAATCTCTACAAAATAGCCGGGGAACTCACTTGTGCAGTAATTCACGTTGCCGCCCGATCGCTGGCAGCCCAGGCCCTGTCTATTTTTGGCGATCATAGTGATGTGATGGCGGTCCGTAGTACCGGATTTGCCCTGTTATGTTCCGCCTCGGTCCAGGAAGCCCATGATTTCGCCTTAATTGCCCAATCCGCGACCTTGAAATCTCGCGTTCCCTTCATTCACTTCTTTGATGGGTTCCGGACCTCTCACGAAATCCAGAAAGTAGAACTGTTAGAGGATGAGGACCTGCGATCGCTGATTGATGATGCTGGAGTCTTCGCCCATCGCGATCGCGCCTTAACTCCCGATCGCCCTGTCTTACGCGGTACTGCCCAAAACCCCGATGTTTATTTCCAAGCCCGGGAAACGGTCAACCCCTTCTATACCGACTGTTCCGACATCGTACAGCAGGCAATGGACCAGTTTGGGGAACTCACGGGACGTAAATATCAACTGTTCGAGTATCACGGTGCACCAGACCCCGATCGCCTGATTATCTTAATGGGTTCCGGTTGCGAAACCGTCCATGAAACTGTGGATTATCTGAACGCCCAAGGGGAAAAAGTCGGCGTTTTGAAAGTGCGACTGTATCGCCCCTTGGATATGAAACGCTTAGTTGCCGCTATCCCGGAAAGCGTTAAGGCGATCGCTATCTTAGATCGTACCAAAGAACCTGGGGCCGGAGGTGACCCTTTGTATCTCGATGTCGTCACCGCCCTGCATGAAGAATGGGCGGGAGACAGCTTGCCGAAACTCGTCGGAGGGCGCTATGGCTTATCCTCCAAGGAATTTACCCCGGCAATGGTAAAAGCCATTTTCGATAATCTCAGCCAAGCTAAACCCAAAAATCACTTTACCATCGGCATCAATGATGATGTCACTCACACCTCCCTAGATTATGACCCCAACTTCTCCACGGAACCCGATAGCGTTGTTCGGGCAATGTTCTATGGATTAGGGTCCGATGGCACCGTCGGGGCGAACAAGAACTCCATTAAAATTATTGGGGAAGAAACAGACAATTATGCCCAGGGCTACTTTGTCTATGACTCCAAAAAATCCGGGGCGATTACCATTTCCCACCTGCGGTTTGGACCCCAGCCGATTCGTTCCACTTACCTGATTGAACAAGCCAACTTTATCGGCTGTCATCAGTGGATTTTCCTAGAAAAATTAGACGTTTTAAGTGCAGCCGCCCCGGGGGCCATTTTCCTCTTAAATAGCCCCTATCCTGCTGAGGAAGTGTGGAATCAACTCCCCATTGAAACCCAAGAACAAATCGTCCGCAAAGGCTTAAAAGTCTATACTATTGATGCCAACAAAGTTGCTCGCGAGAGTGGCATGAGTGGACGAATTAATACCGTCATGCAGGTTTGTTTCTTCGCCTTAGCCGGAGTTCTACCTCGGGACGAAGCCATTGCCCAAATCAAAAAGGCGATCGAGAAAACCTACGGCAAAAAAGGGAAAGAAATTGTCCGCATGAACCTGCAAGCGGTGGATAATACCTTGGCGAACCTGTTTGAAGTTCCCCTCGGACAAGCCAGCAGTCCTATCCACAAACAACCTGCTGTTCCAGATTTAGCCCCGGCATTTGTGCGCGAAGTCGAAGGCAAAATGTTGGTGAAAGAAGGGGAAGGTTTGCCCGTGAGTGCCTTACCTTGTGATGGTACTTATCCCACTGCTACGTCCAAATGGGAAAAACGGAATATTGCCACGGAAATACCTGTTTGGGACCCGGATGTTTGCGTGCAATGCGGCAAATGTATCATGGTTTGTCCCCATGCCGTCATCCGAGGGAAAGTCTACGAACCGGCAGAACTAGCGAATGCACCGGCAACCTTCAAGGCAACGGATACCAAAGATAAAGACTTTGCCGGAACTCAGTTTACCATTCAAGTCTCCCCGGAAGACTGTACCGGCTGCGGTATCTGCGTCGAAGTTTGTCCCGCCAAGAATAAATCCATGCCATCCCTGAAAGCGATTAACATGGAACCGCAGATTCCGCTGCGGGAACCCGAACGGGAAAACTGGGAATTCTTCATGAACTTACCCAACCCCGATCGCCGCACATTGCATCTCGATCGCATTCGTCAACAACAACTCCAAGAACCCTTATTCGAGTTCTCCGGGGCTTGTGCCGGATGTGGCGAAACCCCCTATCTGAAGTTAGTTTCCCAACTCTTTGGCGATCGCAGCGTCATCGCCAATGCCACCGGCTGTTCCTCCATCTATGGTGGCAACCTACCCACCACCCCTTGGGCGCAAAACGCTGAAGGACGGGGACCCGCATGGTCCAACTCCCTGTTTGAAGATAACGCCGAATTCGGTCTAGGATTCCGGGTTTCCATCGATAAACAAGCCCAATTCGCCGCCGAATTACTGCAAAAACTCAGTAGTGAGATTGGGGATAACCTAGTTACCGGCATTCTCAATGCCACCCAGAAATCCGAAGCCGACATCTGGGAACAACGCGATCGCGTCGCAGCCCTCAAAGAAAAATTACAAGGGATGAACTCCCCAGATGCCAAACAACTTGCCAGTATTGCCGATTACCTCGTCAAAAAAGATGTGTGGATTATCGGGGGAGACGGTTGGGCGTATGACATCGGCTATGGTGGCTTAGATCACGTCATCGCCTCCGGACGAAATGTCAATATCCTCGTCCTAGATACCGAAGTCTACTCCAACACCGGAGGACAAGCCTCCAAAGCCACCCCACGGGGTGCGGTTGCTAAATTCGCTGCCGGTGGCAAACCCGCTGCTAAGAAAGACCTCGGCTTAATTGCCATGACTTACGGGAATGTATATGTCGCCAGCGTCGCAATGGGGGCGCGAGACGAACATACCCTGAAAGTCTTCCTAGAAGCCGAAGCGTATGACGGACCGTCCTTAATTATCGCCTATTCCCACTGTATCGCCCACGGCATCAACATGGTTACCGCCATGAATCACCAGAAGGAAATTGTAGAAGCGGGACGGTGGTTATTGTATCGCTATAACCCGGATTTGGTGGAACAAGGTAAGAATCCGTTGCAATTGGATATGCGATCGCCCAAGAAAGGGGTGGAATATTCCATGTACAACGAGAACCGATTCAAGATGTTGACCAAAACCAAACCCGCTGATGCCAAGCGGTTATTGGAAGAAGCCCAAAACGACATTGACACTCGTTGGCAGATGTATGAATATCTCGCCTCCCGCCACCTGGAAACTCACAATGGGGATGCTGCGGTAGCGCCCCCAGGGGCAGCCCCCGCAGCCCCCGCAGCCCCCGCAGGCTAA
- a CDS encoding HypC/HybG/HupF family hydrogenase formation chaperone produces MCLAIPGQIISINENDEPLLRSGRVSFGGVVKTVNLAYVPEAKIGDYAIVHVGFALSIIDEGEAQETLDYFKQIQEV; encoded by the coding sequence ATGTGTTTAGCAATACCGGGCCAAATTATCAGTATTAATGAAAATGACGAACCGTTGTTGCGATCGGGCAGGGTCAGCTTTGGCGGCGTAGTCAAAACCGTGAATCTGGCCTACGTTCCCGAGGCGAAAATAGGGGACTATGCCATTGTTCATGTCGGGTTCGCCTTGAGTATCATCGATGAGGGCGAAGCGCAAGAAACTTTAGATTATTTTAAACAAATTCAAGAGGTCTAA
- the hypF gene encoding carbamoyltransferase HypF, translating into MNLLLKSTIFMSNLNRLCITVRGAVQGVGFRPFIYRLATELELNGWVNNSAQGVFIEVEGTQEQLETFLWRLEREKPAISFIQSLESSWLEPLGFTEFEIRPSVAGEKTAVVLPDVATCPDCLQEIFDPQNRRYRYPFTNCTNCGPRYTIIRGLPYDRANTSMQGFQMCPDCQAEYENPLNRRFHAQPNACPNCGPQLEFWKGWGEVLATGDRALETAISKVNRGKILAVKGLGGFHLMVDAGNSAAVRRLRRCKHREEKPFAVMYPSVEQVRQDCQVTAIEERLLRSPECPIVLLRRLSDVASNIAPEVAPDNPYLGVMLPYTPLHHLLLSGLGKPVVATSGNLSDEPICIDEWEAGDRLKDIADGFLVHNRPIVRAVDDSVVRVVAGREMVMRRARGYAPLPISLKVTPDSPTSPPTILAVGAHLKSAIAIGLFPQIFVSQHIGDLETPQAFQAFQEATASLQQLYDATPQVVARDAHPDYRSTRFAEGLALPQLAVQHHYAHVLACMAENQLLEETVLGVAWDGTGYGLDGTIWGGEFLRVSPTSWDRVAHFRTFPLLGGDKAVKEPRRVALGLLYEVLGNRLFTEGVTENYQHILQAFTPLELTLLRSMLEKQINTPMTSSVGRLFDGVAAIAGLHSRISFEGQAATALEFALEGWTTQESYPLPIQTGEGVVIADWEPTILAILSDVGDRVPIGIISAKFHNTLVDSILAVAQWVGEERIVITGGCFQNAYLTEQVIHRLKLKGFRPYWHQRIPPNDGGIALGQVVAAYRNLNQE; encoded by the coding sequence ATGAATTTATTATTGAAATCTACTATTTTTATGTCTAACTTAAATCGCCTCTGTATCACGGTTCGGGGGGCGGTACAGGGGGTGGGATTTCGGCCCTTTATTTATCGACTTGCCACGGAACTGGAACTAAACGGATGGGTGAATAATTCCGCCCAAGGGGTGTTTATTGAAGTAGAAGGAACTCAGGAACAATTAGAAACCTTCTTATGGCGATTGGAACGGGAAAAACCGGCCATTTCCTTTATTCAATCCCTAGAATCCTCATGGTTAGAACCTCTGGGATTTACTGAGTTTGAAATTCGGCCCAGTGTGGCAGGGGAAAAAACGGCGGTGGTGTTGCCGGATGTGGCCACTTGTCCCGATTGTTTACAGGAGATTTTTGACCCCCAAAATCGCCGCTATCGCTATCCCTTTACTAATTGCACTAACTGCGGTCCTCGTTATACGATTATTCGGGGATTACCTTACGATCGCGCCAATACGTCGATGCAGGGATTTCAAATGTGTCCTGACTGTCAGGCGGAATATGAAAATCCCTTAAATCGGCGATTTCACGCCCAACCAAATGCTTGTCCCAATTGTGGTCCGCAGTTGGAATTTTGGAAAGGGTGGGGTGAGGTGTTGGCAACGGGCGATCGCGCTTTAGAAACGGCCATTTCTAAGGTGAATCGCGGCAAAATTTTAGCAGTGAAGGGATTAGGTGGATTTCATCTGATGGTGGATGCCGGAAACTCGGCAGCAGTCCGTCGTCTGCGGCGTTGTAAGCATCGGGAAGAAAAACCGTTTGCCGTCATGTATCCCTCCGTGGAACAAGTTCGCCAAGATTGTCAGGTAACGGCGATTGAGGAGAGACTGTTGCGATCGCCCGAATGTCCCATTGTATTATTACGGCGGTTGTCCGACGTGGCATCAAATATCGCCCCAGAAGTGGCCCCAGATAATCCCTATTTAGGGGTAATGTTGCCGTACACACCCTTACATCATCTCCTGTTGTCTGGGTTGGGTAAACCTGTGGTGGCGACGAGTGGGAATCTTTCTGATGAACCCATTTGTATTGATGAATGGGAAGCGGGCGATCGCCTGAAAGACATTGCCGATGGATTTCTCGTCCACAATCGCCCCATTGTTCGGGCGGTGGATGACTCCGTTGTGAGAGTCGTGGCAGGGCGAGAAATGGTGATGCGACGGGCCCGAGGGTATGCGCCTTTGCCGATTTCCCTGAAGGTTACGCCGGATTCTCCTACGTCTCCCCCAACGATTTTAGCGGTGGGTGCTCATTTGAAAAGTGCGATCGCAATTGGTCTATTCCCTCAAATTTTTGTGAGTCAGCATATCGGGGATTTAGAAACTCCCCAAGCATTCCAAGCATTTCAGGAGGCGACGGCCAGTTTACAGCAACTGTATGACGCCACGCCGCAAGTGGTGGCCCGCGATGCCCATCCAGACTATCGTTCTACCCGCTTTGCCGAGGGACTGGCGTTGCCACAACTTGCGGTTCAGCATCATTATGCCCATGTTCTCGCTTGTATGGCCGAAAATCAACTGTTAGAGGAAACGGTCCTGGGAGTGGCCTGGGATGGGACGGGATATGGGTTGGATGGGACGATTTGGGGGGGTGAGTTTCTGCGGGTTTCTCCGACATCTTGGGACCGAGTGGCCCATTTTCGCACGTTTCCCCTGTTGGGAGGGGACAAGGCGGTGAAGGAACCTCGCCGGGTGGCCTTGGGGTTATTATATGAAGTGTTGGGCAATCGGTTGTTTACGGAGGGTGTAACTGAAAATTATCAACATATCCTCCAGGCGTTTACCCCATTGGAGTTGACCCTGCTGCGATCGATGTTGGAGAAACAGATTAATACTCCGATGACCTCTAGTGTAGGACGGTTGTTTGATGGCGTCGCGGCGATCGCTGGGTTACATTCCCGGATTAGTTTTGAAGGACAAGCGGCGACTGCATTGGAATTTGCCCTAGAAGGTTGGACAACCCAGGAGAGTTATCCCTTACCGATTCAAACCGGGGAAGGGGTGGTCATTGCGGATTGGGAACCGACAATTTTAGCAATCTTAAGCGATGTAGGCGATCGCGTTCCCATTGGGATAATTTCGGCTAAATTTCATAATACCTTAGTAGACTCTATCCTGGCTGTTGCCCAATGGGTAGGTGAGGAACGAATTGTGATCACCGGGGGTTGTTTTCAAAATGCCTACTTAACGGAACAGGTCATTCATCGGTTAAAATTAAAGGGGTTCCGTCCTTACTGGCATCAACGGATCCCACCCAATGATGGGGGAATTGCCCTGGGGCAAGTGGTTGCCGCCTATCGAAATCTGAATCAGGAGTAA
- the hypB gene encoding hydrogenase nickel incorporation protein HypB — translation MCTNCGCSVVGEVGIHSHSHENGHSHSHENGHHHHHHDTHQTIAVGQAVLAKNDRLAERNRGYFMAKNLLVLNVLSSPGSGKTAFLERMVQDIGSRIPTGIIVGDLETDNDAVRLSNSGAATVQITTGTVCHLESDMVLKAAQQLNLDRLDVLVIENVGNLVCPAAYDLGEDLRVVLLSVTEGEDKPLKYPTMFKSAQVVIISKIDLAEAVEFDREKALENIRKMAPQATIFEVSSRKGQGMTEWYGYLQQHLKKSPVSTIS, via the coding sequence ATGTGTACTAATTGCGGATGCAGCGTCGTCGGAGAAGTCGGAATCCATAGTCACAGTCATGAAAATGGCCATAGTCACAGTCATGAAAATGGCCATCACCATCATCATCATGACACCCATCAAACTATTGCAGTGGGACAAGCAGTTTTAGCCAAAAATGACCGCCTTGCTGAACGAAATCGGGGCTATTTTATGGCTAAAAATTTGCTGGTTTTGAATGTGCTTTCTTCTCCGGGTTCTGGGAAAACTGCCTTCTTAGAACGGATGGTTCAGGATATCGGCAGTCGCATCCCCACCGGCATCATTGTCGGAGACTTAGAAACCGATAACGATGCCGTTCGCTTGAGTAATAGTGGGGCCGCCACCGTCCAAATTACCACGGGAACCGTCTGCCATTTAGAATCGGATATGGTCTTGAAAGCGGCCCAACAACTGAATTTAGATCGGTTAGATGTATTGGTGATTGAAAATGTCGGAAATTTAGTTTGTCCTGCGGCATACGATTTAGGGGAAGATTTGCGCGTGGTGTTGTTGTCGGTGACGGAAGGGGAAGACAAACCCTTGAAATATCCGACCATGTTTAAATCCGCGCAAGTGGTGATTATTAGTAAAATTGACCTTGCCGAAGCGGTGGAGTTTGACCGGGAGAAGGCGTTAGAGAATATTAGAAAAATGGCCCCGCAAGCGACAATTTTTGAAGTTTCTTCCCGCAAAGGACAAGGAATGACCGAGTGGTATGGGTATTTACAACAGCATTTGAAAAAGTCGCCAGTCAGCACAATCTCATGA
- the hypA gene encoding hydrogenase maturation nickel metallochaperone HypA, translating into MENTLNIALDCAKAQNASKIHRLKMRVGDLSGVVPDALEFAFDVVTRGTIAEGAEFEIERVPVICHCPTCDRDFEPMDWFYECPHCHQLTPHIQSGQEIELTSLEVS; encoded by the coding sequence ATGGAAAACACTTTGAATATTGCTTTAGATTGTGCTAAAGCGCAAAATGCCAGCAAAATTCATCGCCTAAAAATGCGAGTGGGTGACTTATCTGGGGTGGTTCCAGATGCCTTAGAATTTGCCTTTGATGTGGTGACCCGAGGGACGATCGCCGAAGGGGCAGAATTTGAAATTGAACGAGTTCCAGTGATTTGTCACTGTCCTACTTGCGATCGGGACTTTGAACCGATGGATTGGTTCTATGAATGTCCCCATTGTCATCAACTCACCCCTCATATTCAAAGCGGACAAGAAATCGAGTTAACATCCTTGGAGGTTTCCTAA